The sequence below is a genomic window from Qipengyuania flava.
TGCCCTGGATGTTGGTCTCGATGAAATCGGCAGGACCATCGATCGAACGGTCGACATGGCTTTCGGCCGCCAGGTGCATCACCGCATCGGGCTCGTGCTTGGCAAAGACGGCGTTGAGAGCATCACGGTCACGGATGTCGACATGCTCGAACGAATAGCCAGGATTGTCGGACACCGAATCGAGGTTGGCCAGACACGCAGCGTAGGTCAGCGCATCGACGTTTACGACCTCGTGACCACGCGAAATGGCCAGTCGCACGACGGCCGAACCGATGAAGCCGGCGCCGCCGGTTACCAAGATTTTCATTGATCGTTTCCGTATTCGAAGGGGGTTTCAAACTCCGCGAACGCAACGGCGTCGCGGTCCTTGTCCGACAGGACCGGCTCGTTGCCGCCAAGCGGCCAGTCGATCCCGACACTGTCCCAGCGCACCGATCCGTCACACTCGGGAGCGTAACGGTCCGTGCACTTGTAGATGATTTCCGTATCGGGTTCGAGTGTGACAAATCCGTGCAAGAAGCCGGCCGGAATCCAGAGCTGCTTGCCGTTATCGAAGCTCAGGGTCGCACCGAACCACTGGCCGAACGTCGGCGAGCCCTTGCGCACGTCCACCGCCACATCGAACAGGCTGCCGCGCCCGCATCGAACGAGCTTGCCCTGCGCATGCGGTGGCGACTGGTAATGCAAGCCTCGCACGGTTCCCGGGACCCGCGACATCGAGTGATTGTCCTGGACGAACTCGGGCAGGTTCAGCCCCTCCTTCTCCAGCGTCAGCCTGTTCCAGCTCTCGCTGAAAAAGCCGCGGTCGTCCCCGAAGCGTCTGGGCGTGATAACGAACACGTCTTTGAGGGGAGTTTCTTCGATCACAATCGGGCCTTTTGTTTTCATTGTCCGGACGTGGTCCGGGTAAAGGAAGCGGGAACCTGCCTATCGCAAATGGAGTGCAATCAGCTCCCGGTAAGTCTCATCGAGTCGACCCGTCCCTTGCGCATGCGAACATTCAACCGCTGCGCGGGGCAATCCTCCGGCACGACGAATTCGAATGCATCTGAAGTCCGGGTCTCCAGGCTGCCGAGAAGCCGTGCCGGGCGCCCCTCCACACAGCGGATCGCAAGGTCGACAACGGGCGTGAACTGGGCTGTCGAATCGCCCAAGTCGACCGCGAGCCTGTGCGGCCCGGCGGCCAACTGAAGGTAGCGAAGCGCAATTTCCTGCTTGAGCGGCGAGCGATTGATCATCGTTACGCCCTCTCCGTCGGAGGAGGGAAACACCGAAACCCCGACCGCGTTAGAAACCGACCAGCGGAACGGGTAGTCATCGGCACTGGTCAGACTGGCAAAGCCGAACCCTTTCATCCCGGCGCGCTCGCAGCGCTGGGGCCAGCTGGCAGCCGCATCCGTCCCGAGATTGCGCCGCAAATGGATGCGCGTGAGATCGTTGAGCATCGCGCAACTGGGCGGAGGCGTCATGGCCTCGGCCGCCTGCATGCTCCGCGTAAGCGGACCGATGATATCCGGGAATTCTGCACTAATGGCCATCAGGCGGCGCTGAAGCGTCTCGTTCGGGCCGACATAGGCCGCCAGATCATCCTGCGCATCGTCGCGGCTCGCAAGCTCGAGAAATGCGGCCCGGACGATTTCGTCCGAACGCTCGGTCCGCACGAGCGCCTCGAGGCGCTGCATCGCCGCTTCGTAGTCGCCGCTCGCGCTGTAGGACCCGAGCACGGCGATCTGCGTATAGTCGTCGCGCCATCCCCGGCGCGCGCCGAGGCTCAACGCCGCGGAGGCGAGTTCCAGGTCACCGCTTTCGGCAGCGGCAAGGCCAAGGAGCCCAAGATGCGAAGCCGATACCGGACGTGCTGCAACGATTCCCGCGGCCACGGGCAAGGCAAGCTCCGGATCTTCCAGTACGATCGTGCGCGCGCGGATCTCATCCGCGTTTCCGCCAAAGCCGGCCGGGACCAGCTCGACGAGCGAGCGATTGCTGCGCGACGATCGGTCCGCCTGCACCAGGAGGATGCAGGCGGAAAGGAGCCCAAAGAAAAGGAGACGGGCGATCCAGCCCCCAACCTTTCCCGCTTGCAATGCCATCAGGCCTCTCGGCTCTCGTACGTGTAGTAGTCAGAACCGTAGTAGGAATACGATCCGCCAGCGGCCTTAGCGTCGAAGCGCGTCAGCACGGCGCCGAGCACATTCGCGTGGACGAGGTTCAGGCGGCGAAGGCCGGCCTTGACCACGCCGCGCGTACCGGACGAGGCGTCGATGACCATAACGATGGCTTCGACATTGGCCGAAAGCAGCGGCGTATCGGACAGGCCGAGGAGCGGCGGAGCGTCGATAATGACGCAGTCGTAACTCTCCTTGATCTGCGACAGCGTTTCCTCAAGGCGCGGCGAGCCGAGCAAGGCCGCCGGATCGGGCGGGATCGGAAGCGCGGTCATATACGAAAGGTTCGCAATGTCCGAAGGAACGATGACCTCTTCGATACGCTTTTCGCCAGCAAGAACCGAGGTAAGGCCCTCCACGCTGCTGCCGATGCGCTTGTGCAGCGTCGGGCGGCGAAGGTCGGCGTCGACCAGCAGCGTACGGCGGCCGAGCGAGGCGAACTGGCGTGCCAGTTCGTTCGCCGTCGTACTCTTGCCTTCGCTGGCCTTGCCGCTCGTGATCATGAGGCTGGCAGGCATGCCGTTGGCCGAGCTGTAGCGCAGGTTGGTTCCCAGCGACTGGTAGGCTTCGCTGACAGGAGACTTCGGATCCTGCAGGTCTTCCTGCAGGTTGTCCGCCTGCGGAATGAGCCCAAGCATCGACAGCTTCAGCTTGTTCTCCACATCGTCCGGCGAGCGGATGACATCGTCGAGCTGCTCGCGCAGGAAGACGAACGCACCTGCCGCGGCAAGGCCTGCAACCAACGCCACGAGAACGTTGAGGGCCAGGTTCGGAGAAGACGGTTCGCGCGGAACTTCGGCGACATCGATGAGCGACAGATTGTTCGACGTCGCACCGGCAATAGCGTTGAGCTCGTTGTAGCGCGTCAGCAGCGTGTTGTAGAGCGCGCGGTCGGTTTCCGCGACACGCTTCAGAACGTTGTACTGAACGCCGCGATCCTGTTCGCCCAGAGCTTCGTCACGCAAGGTGGTGACCTGGCTGCGCAGCTGCTGCTCGCGCTCACGGGTGGATTCGTACTGGACCCGAAGCGAATCCTTGATGGCGGAGCCGACCGACTGGATCTGGTCGTTGATCCGCGCAAGCTGGGCTTCCAGTGCCTTCACATTGGGGTGATCATCAAGGTGACGCTGGCGTTCGTCGGCCAGTTCAGCCTCGATCTGGCTGCGCTGCGAGATCAGCGACTGCACGCCCGGGTTCTGGACAACCTGCGGCACCGAGAGCACCGGCTTGTTGATGACCGCCTGCCAGCGGTTCTCCGCATCAACGCGTTCTGCGGTTGCCGCGCTCGCCGCAGCGTTGAGCTGGACCAGCGTATCGTTGGTAACTGAGAGCGTCGTTTCACGATCCGCGTTCTGACCCTGTCCGGAAACACGAATCAGACCCGCCTGGCGCGAATACTGGTTAAGGTCGCGTTCGCTGGTCTCGAGCTTTTCGCGGGCATCGGCCAGCTGTTGAGCGAGAAATTCGCGCGCGTAGGCCGAGCTCTCGAACTTGCGGACGAGGTTCCCGTTGATGAAGTTTTCCGACAGCGCGTTGGAGAGCCGGGCCGCGATGACCGGGTCAGCGCTCTCGAAGCTGATCGTCACGATCCGGCTGTCGAGCGGGAGACCCGCGTTCATGTTGTCTTGGACAAGGTCGATCGCGAGATCCTGCCGGAAGCCTGCAAGACCGCGCTGGTCGAGCGCGAGGCCTTCCACGTCCTCTTCCGTCGGAAGCTCCGCACCCTGCGCTTCGAAGAACTCGGCATCGCTGGCGAGGCCTTCAGCCTCGACGACCTGCTGAGCGAGAGTCCGGCTACGGATGATGTCGACCTGCGTTTGCAGGAAGCGGTCGGCGTCCTGGTAGGCTGCCGGCGAGGTCGCCGTATCGTTCTCGATGATCTGTTCGGCCTGCTGCTCGATCATCACGCGTGAGCTGGCGATATAGCGCGGAACCATCAGCAGGGTCGCGACGACCGCAAGGATCAGCGCCCCGACAACAATGGCAACAATCGGGATGATGTTGCGGCGGACCGCAGCCATGATCGCGTGGAGGTCGAAAACGCCTCCGGCGCCCGGATAGGTCTCGCCAAACGGCTGCACCGGCGCGTCGACAGGCTGCAAGTTAAGCTTCTCAACCACCAGTTAGAACCTTGTAAAAACGTTGAAGAGCGGCGCCGCGCGGAGGAAGTCGCGATACGCTGCACGGACGGCGGAGAAGCCGACGACAATTCGGTCACCACCCTTGATTTCGGGATCGGGCGCCCTGCCTTCGCGGATGTCCTTGAAATTGAACACCGCGCCGTAGCGCTCGCCGTCGATGAAGCGGAAAACGATGACTTCATCATCGACGGCCACATCGTTCAGGCCCTTGGCGCGCGCGATGGATTCGATGAGCGAGGAGGTCCCGGCGATCTCATAGACACCCGGTTCCACGACGCTCCCGTCGACGACGACCCTCTGCCCTGCCGACGCAACCACGCCGACCACGACCTGCGGATCGCGGATAAAGCGCGTGGCGAGGCCGTCCTCGATTGCGTTGCTCAGTTCGAGCGGAGTGCGTCCGGCGGCCGAAACCTCCCCAATCAGCGGGAAGTTGATCAGGCCCGCCGAATCCACCGCAACGGTTTCGAAGGTGAGTTCCGGCTCCTGGAACACGCGGATCGACAAGGTGTCGAGCACGCCGATACGGTATTCCGCAATCTGCCGGTTCGGATCGACCGGTGGCATGACGGAATACGCCGACTGCCCGCGCGGCAAGTCGCGTGCCGGTGAAAAACAACCTGAAAGCGCCAATGCTCCACAGCAAAGCGCTACTAGCTTAAGCCTCATAAAAATCGCGATCCCCAGTCCTGGAATAGGTTGGCG
It includes:
- a CDS encoding polysaccharide biosynthesis/export family protein, whose protein sequence is MPPVDPNRQIAEYRIGVLDTLSIRVFQEPELTFETVAVDSAGLINFPLIGEVSAAGRTPLELSNAIEDGLATRFIRDPQVVVGVVASAGQRVVVDGSVVEPGVYEIAGTSSLIESIARAKGLNDVAVDDEVIVFRFIDGERYGAVFNFKDIREGRAPDPEIKGGDRIVVGFSAVRAAYRDFLRAAPLFNVFTRF
- the rfbC gene encoding dTDP-4-dehydrorhamnose 3,5-epimerase, whose protein sequence is MIEETPLKDVFVITPRRFGDDRGFFSESWNRLTLEKEGLNLPEFVQDNHSMSRVPGTVRGLHYQSPPHAQGKLVRCGRGSLFDVAVDVRKGSPTFGQWFGATLSFDNGKQLWIPAGFLHGFVTLEPDTEIIYKCTDRYAPECDGSVRWDSVGIDWPLGGNEPVLSDKDRDAVAFAEFETPFEYGNDQ
- a CDS encoding GumC family protein, which codes for MVEKLNLQPVDAPVQPFGETYPGAGGVFDLHAIMAAVRRNIIPIVAIVVGALILAVVATLLMVPRYIASSRVMIEQQAEQIIENDTATSPAAYQDADRFLQTQVDIIRSRTLAQQVVEAEGLASDAEFFEAQGAELPTEEDVEGLALDQRGLAGFRQDLAIDLVQDNMNAGLPLDSRIVTISFESADPVIAARLSNALSENFINGNLVRKFESSAYAREFLAQQLADAREKLETSERDLNQYSRQAGLIRVSGQGQNADRETTLSVTNDTLVQLNAAASAATAERVDAENRWQAVINKPVLSVPQVVQNPGVQSLISQRSQIEAELADERQRHLDDHPNVKALEAQLARINDQIQSVGSAIKDSLRVQYESTREREQQLRSQVTTLRDEALGEQDRGVQYNVLKRVAETDRALYNTLLTRYNELNAIAGATSNNLSLIDVAEVPREPSSPNLALNVLVALVAGLAAAGAFVFLREQLDDVIRSPDDVENKLKLSMLGLIPQADNLQEDLQDPKSPVSEAYQSLGTNLRYSSANGMPASLMITSGKASEGKSTTANELARQFASLGRRTLLVDADLRRPTLHKRIGSSVEGLTSVLAGEKRIEEVIVPSDIANLSYMTALPIPPDPAALLGSPRLEETLSQIKESYDCVIIDAPPLLGLSDTPLLSANVEAIVMVIDASSGTRGVVKAGLRRLNLVHANVLGAVLTRFDAKAAGGSYSYYGSDYYTYESREA